One Citrus sinensis cultivar Valencia sweet orange chromosome 5, DVS_A1.0, whole genome shotgun sequence genomic window, ATTTAAGATGGAAGTAGTCAAAGACAGAAGCAGCTAACCTTGACTTCTGATTTCTTCACTGTCTTTATCATAAATCTGTCATCCTGTGTAACATAAAAGAAGCTTCCACTCTTCCCAGGAGAAGAAAGCTCCCTAAGTGCATCATCTCCACAAATAGCTAACATGTAATTAGCAGGATCGACTTGGAATAGCTCCCTCAAATGTCTACAAACAGTTACCCCAAAATTCCAGTCACCAAAAATAGAATaacaaatgtaacaaaaatgccACGGATAAGACATTCTAATCCTACTATTTTCagctaaaatattttaagaatgcACATACACAGGCAATAAAACTAACGGTAAAACACGAATACTTAAAATCTTGGTCAAgcattgaaaaaagaaatacctAAACACCATAGGACAATAGTCCTTCCAACGGAACTCAACTGACTGATGGGGCGGCGTAATCTTGGATCCCTCAGGCGCAAACCTCGTCCAGTATTTCTCCTTGGGATCAAAATCACTCGGCTTTAAGTCCCTCAATATTGAAGCATGCTTGCCAACCGAATACCTAACACAAGAAGACATCTCTTTGACATCAGAAACCAGAATGCTAAGAGAAAACACAAATCGATCAGAaataaccaaaacaaaatcgTGAACATTACCTAATACCCAGCTGTAAATTTAGCattaattcataattcttATGGCCTTTAGAAATTGTCTGGCCTGGTTTCTTCACTTCCCCATTAAAACAACAAGGACTCCTTCTAAATTGTCTAATCCCATCTCGATCAATATCAAACCCAAATCCCTCATAAATCATGGAAGCCTCCacattatcaataatatcaCAAGTGATATCTCCAGCTTCGCCATCAGATTCCCAAATACAAATCCTAGGAAATATAATGTTCTTCTCGTTCAAGCTCGCCCTAGCTCCATCCACAGATGACCTTTTCCTCGACGTCACCACTAGATTCTGCTCTTTCCCATTACTACCATGGTAGTACGTTCCATTCAGCTGCTGTAACTTGACATCTTTGCTACTGATGTTCCAAGTTCCAATGTAGCAACTCCCGTCAGGCCACGTGAACACTCCGCTTCCCTTAGGAGTCCCGTTTTCCCACTGTCCCTCGTATTTATTTCCGTTTGCCCAGATCAACGTTCCTCTCCCGGAAATGACGCCGTTTTTCCACTCACCAACATATTCATTCCCGTTTTTCCAAACGTAACGCCCTTGTCCATCTTGTAGATTCTTCTTCCAACATCCTTCGTAAACGTCGCCGTTGGCGTAACGCTTCTCGCCGTACCCGTGCTTCCTATCGGAGCTCCACGCGCCACGGTATGTATCCCCATCGGATCCGGTGAAGGTCCCGAATCCTTCCATCCGACCCGACTTAAACTCGCCCTCGTAAGTCGCTCCCGACGGCCACGAGAACTTTCCTTTTCCCGACGCCTTGCCTCTCCGCCACTCGCCTTCATACATACAGCCATCCGTCCACAAATACTTGCCCGATCCGTGCGGCGCGTTACCAACGAAACTCCCTATGTACAGATCCCCGTTCGGTAGCGCCTTCTCTGTTACGACTCCCGTTCCTGTTCCTACTGTTCCCGTTCCGTTCGTCGAGCTCGTAGCCCGTCCGCTGATTTCCAAGGTCGGTGTAGCTATAGTCGTCGGTGTCACTCTTCGCGTGGCAGATTGGGATCGGCTGCGGCCGCCTACAGGCAGCGACGGTACAGCAGGTTTCAGGTCAGTGACAGTATGACCCTTGGTGTTATTAGTATTGTTATCCTCTTCggcctttttcttcttaatgtTACCGCAAACGGCGTCGTTCGGCTGCTCAACCAATATGGCTTCGTACATTTCTCCGTTCTCATATAACTCACACTCACTCTATTAGATTTCGTTTAAAACTTTTCACAGCATTTTTGCTTAGCGGCCGGAGAGAGCGAGCATTTTCCCGGCGATTTAGCTTCAGCTTGTcctattttctctctctaaaaatttcttctctctctctttctttctctctttagTGCTTTTGTGTTTAGGGAGAATAGGTGGGAATCCTACAAACACACAAGCCCAGCAacagaagagagagaaacgaagctaaaaatacataaataaataaaaaaaccgaaattattttttttaataaaattgaactaaataaagataagcgagaaaagaaagaaagggggagagagagtgagTAAAAGAGCCGGCTTTTGCCTAGGGAACGTTGCTACGATGCAAGCAAGGCATGGTAATATACCCCCAACATGCCAGGTCagctttatttttaatttttttaatgactaATATGCCCTCTTGTTGTCATCGTAATTCTTTTTGTTGGCGTTAAACTGTGCTGCTCAGTATATTCTCTCCGTTGCTCTCGTTATTGGTTTCATCGGTGACGTGACGGAATCACTAAGAACTCCGAGGGCATTGCTACGTAATTTtgctattatatttttctaccCCCGTACATCCATTCTAAATACAAAAATGCCACTCTCCTTTTTTATCGTGCTTTTTGTTGGCTTGCGGTTGTGTTCCGCTGGGTCTATTCTATAGACTGCTGCTTGTTGCGGTGACTAGTCCAATGTGCAATGTTTGAcgattctttttttctaatttttaataaatcagCTGCagtgtatatttttttttctttaaggcATTTGTACCACATCTCACGACCTTAATCATTAGATTATAATGTTAATGATATGAATCATATGAAGGACCAAATTAATAAGAGAGGTTACGCCGGTGAACTAAACTAGTCTTCAAATtattccattaattttttttttatttcataccAATTATTAAGCCTAAGCACATTAAACACAACATTCGTATCCTAGCTTAATgggttattaataataataataataatatgtgaTTTGTTGAGGTTGTGTTTGATAACAACAACCGGAAGAGGATCTTGATTTTGTATTCAAACAATCCAATTTAATGAATTGTGGGTAGATTACATTCTATAATTGGGGTTTGGTGTCATGATTATTTAAAACCCAATCGGATCTCGATGGTGAAATACTTGCAAAAATGGGTAAAACGCCTTTTCAATCAGCGTCGAGTAGGGTTTGTTATATAATTATCATCattgttattactattttcttttttgtttcgAGTCTTAAAT contains:
- the LOC102612552 gene encoding phosphatidylinositol 4-phosphate 5-kinase 1 — encoded protein: MYEAILVEQPNDAVCGNIKKKKAEEDNNTNNTKGHTVTDLKPAVPSLPVGGRSRSQSATRRVTPTTIATPTLEISGRATSSTNGTGTVGTGTGVVTEKALPNGDLYIGSFVGNAPHGSGKYLWTDGCMYEGEWRRGKASGKGKFSWPSGATYEGEFKSGRMEGFGTFTGSDGDTYRGAWSSDRKHGYGEKRYANGDVYEGCWKKNLQDGQGRYVWKNGNEYVGEWKNGVISGRGTLIWANGNKYEGQWENGTPKGSGVFTWPDGSCYIGTWNISSKDVKLQQLNGTYYHGSNGKEQNLVVTSRKRSSVDGARASLNEKNIIFPRICIWESDGEAGDITCDIIDNVEASMIYEGFGFDIDRDGIRQFRRSPCCFNGEVKKPGQTISKGHKNYELMLNLQLGIRYSVGKHASILRDLKPSDFDPKEKYWTRFAPEGSKITPPHQSVEFRWKDYCPMVFRHLRELFQVDPANYMLAICGDDALRELSSPGKSGSFFYVTQDDRFMIKTVKKSEVKVLLRMLPSYYQHVCRYENSLVTKFYGVHCVKPIGGQKTRFIVMGNLFCSDYRIHRRFDLKGSSHGRTTDKPVEEIDETTTLKDLDLNFVFRLQRNWYQELMKQIERDCEFLEAEKIMDYSLLVGLHFRDNTAGDKMGLSPFVLRTGNRNSYQNEKYMRGCRFLEAELQDRDRILSGQRPLIRLGANMPARAEQKSRRSDFDQYTQGGVSHLTPSRSGEIYEVVLYFGIIDILQDYDISKKLEHAYKSLQADPTSISAVDPKLYSKRFRDFIGRIFIEDR